Proteins from a genomic interval of Halomonas alkaliantarctica:
- a CDS encoding HAD-IA family hydrolase, with the protein MPMQAPQAILFDLDGTLVDTAPDLARATNALRTHHGLKPLPFEVIRRQVSNGGSALVTLALGLEVKADGHDQAREFLLDAYEQAVAVHSQVFSPLDVWLKEWHGNQRPWGIVTNKPRRYTLPLLDALALKPGALLCADDLSVKKPDPEPLWEAARRLGVEPEQCWYIGDHARDIEAAVAAGMTAVAVGYGYISEEDDYQQWPADLWFGECHALVDALNGFKR; encoded by the coding sequence ATGCCGATGCAAGCACCCCAAGCGATTCTCTTCGATTTAGACGGCACCCTGGTCGATACTGCGCCTGATTTGGCCCGAGCTACCAATGCGCTACGTACTCACCACGGCCTGAAGCCGCTTCCCTTTGAAGTGATCCGTCGTCAGGTCTCTAATGGGGGTAGCGCACTGGTTACGCTGGCGCTGGGATTAGAAGTGAAAGCGGACGGACATGACCAAGCACGCGAGTTTCTGCTGGATGCCTACGAGCAGGCAGTCGCCGTGCATAGCCAGGTTTTTTCGCCGCTCGATGTATGGCTGAAAGAGTGGCATGGTAACCAGCGTCCCTGGGGAATTGTGACCAATAAACCGCGCCGCTATACGCTACCATTATTGGACGCATTGGCGCTTAAACCCGGCGCCCTGCTGTGTGCGGATGATCTGAGTGTTAAAAAGCCAGACCCTGAGCCACTCTGGGAAGCTGCCCGGCGGCTAGGCGTTGAGCCTGAGCAGTGTTGGTATATTGGCGATCACGCCCGGGATATCGAAGCCGCCGTCGCCGCTGGGATGACTGCCGTGGCCGTTGGCTACGGCTATATCAGCGAAGAGGATGACTATCAGCAGTGGCCTGCTGACTTGTGGTTTGGAGAGTGCCACGCGCTGGTCGATGCCCTGAACGGTTTCAAACGCTAA
- the ubiG gene encoding bifunctional 2-polyprenyl-6-hydroxyphenol methylase/3-demethylubiquinol 3-O-methyltransferase UbiG, giving the protein MQATPQDSTAGHYQGNVDAAEVAKFEALASRWWDPQGEFKPLHEINPLRLDFIDARAGLAGKKVLDVGCGGGILSESMANRGAKVTGIDLGEAPLAVARLHAEERGVEVDYQHISVEAMAIQTPGFYDVVTCMEMLEHVPDPASVIRACSALVRPGGYIFFSTLNRTAKSYAFAILGAEYVLRLLPRGTHSYAKFIRPSEMAAWSRDSGLEVREQTGLTYNPLTRHYRLVGHDVSVNYMMYCRKVSE; this is encoded by the coding sequence ATGCAAGCGACACCACAGGATAGCACTGCTGGTCACTATCAAGGCAACGTCGATGCCGCCGAAGTCGCTAAATTTGAAGCGCTCGCTAGCCGCTGGTGGGATCCGCAGGGTGAATTTAAACCGCTCCACGAGATTAACCCTTTGCGCCTTGATTTTATCGATGCGCGTGCAGGGCTGGCGGGGAAAAAAGTGCTGGATGTGGGCTGTGGCGGCGGTATTTTGAGCGAATCGATGGCCAATCGCGGGGCTAAAGTAACCGGCATTGATCTGGGTGAAGCACCACTAGCGGTCGCTAGGCTGCACGCCGAAGAACGCGGCGTTGAGGTTGATTATCAGCACATCAGCGTAGAAGCCATGGCGATTCAAACGCCCGGCTTTTACGATGTAGTGACCTGCATGGAGATGCTTGAGCACGTACCCGACCCCGCCTCTGTCATTCGTGCCTGCAGTGCCCTGGTTCGCCCTGGTGGCTATATATTTTTTTCTACGCTGAATCGCACTGCCAAGTCCTATGCGTTCGCAATACTAGGCGCCGAGTACGTGCTTAGACTGCTGCCCCGGGGTACGCATAGCTATGCGAAATTTATCCGCCCTTCAGAAATGGCCGCATGGTCTCGCGACAGTGGCTTAGAGGTGCGTGAACAGACAGGTCTTACCTACAACCCGCTAACCCGACACTACCGTTTAGTTGGTCATGATGTCTCGGTCAACTACATGATGTACTGCCGTAAGGTGAGCGAATAA
- the galU gene encoding UTP--glucose-1-phosphate uridylyltransferase GalU → MIRKAVLPVAGFGTRCLPASKAIPKEMITIVDRPVIQYVVEEAIAAGIREIVLVTSSNKSAIENHFDTHAELEASLEAKGKHELLAMLRNLVPDDVSIISIRQGVPLGLGHAVLCARPIIGDDEPFAVLLPDVLVDNSANESTDLAGMLAAYDQQQTAQLMVEEVAWEQVEKYGIVAPAGDVPAPNQSADLVGMVEKPKRDAAPSNLAVIGRYALPGHIFPILEATPPGAGGEIQLTDALETLREQSGVQAYRMQGTTYDCGQPLGYLEATLAYGRRHPEFGEGFQALLSRYQQGE, encoded by the coding sequence ATGATTCGCAAGGCCGTACTTCCTGTTGCTGGGTTTGGCACCCGCTGCTTGCCGGCTTCGAAGGCTATTCCCAAGGAGATGATTACGATTGTTGATAGGCCAGTCATTCAATATGTGGTCGAAGAGGCGATTGCCGCGGGTATTCGCGAGATAGTGCTGGTCACCAGTAGCAATAAAAGCGCTATAGAAAACCACTTCGACACACACGCCGAGCTGGAAGCGAGCCTGGAAGCGAAGGGTAAGCACGAGCTTTTGGCGATGTTACGCAACTTAGTGCCTGATGACGTTAGCATTATCAGTATTCGTCAGGGTGTTCCGTTAGGGCTGGGGCACGCGGTGCTATGCGCTCGCCCGATCATTGGCGACGATGAGCCCTTCGCTGTCCTGCTTCCCGATGTACTCGTCGATAATAGCGCCAACGAATCGACCGATTTGGCCGGCATGTTGGCGGCGTATGATCAGCAGCAAACAGCGCAGCTGATGGTAGAAGAGGTAGCCTGGGAGCAAGTTGAGAAATATGGCATCGTGGCGCCAGCCGGTGACGTGCCTGCCCCCAATCAATCGGCAGATCTAGTGGGTATGGTAGAAAAGCCGAAGCGTGATGCGGCGCCCTCAAATCTAGCAGTGATTGGCCGTTATGCGTTGCCAGGCCATATTTTCCCTATTTTAGAAGCAACGCCGCCCGGTGCGGGCGGTGAAATTCAACTGACCGATGCGCTGGAGACCCTGCGCGAACAGTCGGGCGTTCAAGCATACCGTATGCAGGGCACTACCTACGATTGTGGTCAGCCGCTGGGTTACCTTGAAGCCACGCTCGCCTATGGGCGTCGTCACCCCGAGTTTGGTGAGGGTTTCCAGGCCTTGCTATCACGTTACCAACAGGGAGAGTAA
- a CDS encoding nucleotide sugar dehydrogenase has translation MRVLLYGSELSAATAAAALAWVGHQVQWLPHADAPWSALSQVDWLRSEPQLMAHLDQGLAEGTLQVIEQLKEAQTPEVIWLGLSPAQRSSASALVEDPLLVDQKGIVLINNSTFPVGETERLNVLMGMQHTSVALPDTLEEGRAWDSFTRPTRRLLGCDDATGEQMTRELLRAFNRRSEVFQCMPRRAAELTKLAINGMLATRISYMNEIAGLADTLGVDVEHVRQGMGADSRIGFEYLYPGCGFGGPNFSRDLMRLADVQLQSGRYSALLEQVMDINEQKKETLFRKLWAHFAGELAGKTVAIWGAAFKPGTARIDHAPVLTLLEALWAQGVHVQLHDPAAVPALHALVGERDDLRTYTHDPYQACEGADVLMLVTEWKTYWNPDWHRLGSLLNAKLVLDGRNIYDPEFVASCGLMYRGIGRRADPKTL, from the coding sequence ATGCGGGTGTTACTTTACGGTAGCGAATTGAGCGCGGCGACAGCCGCCGCTGCGTTGGCCTGGGTGGGGCATCAGGTGCAGTGGTTACCGCATGCCGATGCCCCCTGGTCAGCACTTTCCCAAGTAGATTGGCTGCGCAGCGAACCTCAACTGATGGCGCATTTGGATCAGGGCCTTGCGGAAGGGACGCTTCAGGTTATTGAGCAGCTCAAAGAGGCCCAAACGCCTGAAGTGATCTGGCTGGGGTTATCTCCTGCGCAGCGTAGCTCAGCCAGTGCGCTGGTTGAAGACCCGCTGCTGGTCGATCAGAAGGGCATAGTGCTTATTAATAATTCAACGTTTCCGGTCGGCGAGACAGAGCGCCTGAATGTGTTGATGGGCATGCAGCACACCAGCGTGGCGCTCCCTGATACGTTGGAAGAGGGACGTGCGTGGGACTCGTTTACCCGCCCCACTCGGCGGCTATTGGGCTGCGACGATGCCACCGGTGAGCAGATGACCAGGGAGCTATTACGCGCCTTTAATCGCCGCAGTGAGGTATTTCAGTGCATGCCGCGCCGCGCTGCGGAGCTCACCAAGCTGGCTATTAATGGCATGCTCGCTACGCGCATCAGTTACATGAATGAAATTGCTGGCTTGGCTGATACCCTGGGGGTGGATGTTGAGCATGTCCGCCAGGGAATGGGCGCTGATTCCCGGATCGGGTTTGAATATCTCTACCCCGGGTGTGGGTTTGGGGGGCCGAATTTCTCCCGGGATTTGATGCGTCTGGCCGATGTTCAGCTGCAAAGCGGTCGTTATTCAGCCCTGCTTGAGCAGGTCATGGATATTAACGAGCAGAAGAAAGAGACCCTGTTCCGTAAGCTCTGGGCTCACTTTGCGGGCGAGTTGGCAGGTAAAACAGTGGCAATATGGGGCGCGGCGTTCAAACCCGGCACCGCGCGTATTGACCATGCCCCGGTCTTAACGCTGCTCGAGGCACTTTGGGCCCAGGGGGTTCATGTTCAACTCCATGACCCGGCGGCAGTGCCTGCGCTTCACGCCTTGGTAGGCGAGCGTGACGACCTGCGCACCTATACTCATGACCCTTACCAAGCCTGTGAGGGAGCCGATGTGCTGATGCTGGTGACCGAATGGAAAACGTATTGGAACCCGGACTGGCACCGACTCGGCTCGCTTTTAAACGCTAAGCTCGTACTAGATGGACGCAATATTTACGACCCTGAGTTCGTTGCCAGCTGTGGATTAATGTACCGAGGTATTGGCCGTCGTGCCGACCCGAAGACTCTTTGA